A DNA window from Ipomoea triloba cultivar NCNSP0323 chromosome 10, ASM357664v1 contains the following coding sequences:
- the LOC116033181 gene encoding protein RKD1-like — translation MADTTYPSSSDNSSFWDDIIVSPLRGSAQSIDLTVVENFENPPPESNEIIASLGATGTDVVAVDQGTAVVVEEDNTTAALDVATMNARVFRGRKRTRRTFCDTTTLTFEKFSENFYLPSEQAAEELQVGREVFKKKCREVGISYWPYRKLVSLDRLLAKVQEFGEIKDQAELQRTIKGLEDERDAILQNPNLDLTEATVRLRDKCDRNSSRKRRYIDPAAFPSTTPGSSSQAPIIPDFPELAPKAFPSTTPGSSSQTPIFPDIPELAPEEIQEVLAWLDEDVPPPKNISDK, via the exons ATGGCAGATACGACATATCCCTCATCTTCGGATAACTCTTCCTTTTGGGATGACATTATCGTATCACCGTTAAGAGGTAGTGCACAAAGTATAGATCTTACTGTTGTCGAAAATTTTGAGAATCCTCCGCCAGAGTCGAATGAGATAATTGCTTCACTAGGTGCTACGGGTACAGATGTTGTGGCTGTTGATCAAGGTACTGCTGTAGTAGTGGAGGAAGATAATACCACTGCAGCGCTAGATGTAGCAACTATGAACGCAAGAGTATTTCGCGGGAGAAAGAGAACTAGAAGAACATTTTGTGATACTACCACACtaacttttgaaaaattttctgaaaatttttatCTGCCTTCTGAACAAGCTGCAGAGGAATTGCAGGTTGGGCGCgaagtttttaagaaaaagtgTAGGGAAGTGGGGATTTCCTACTGGCCTTATCGAAAACTTGTGAGTCTTGACAGATTATTGGCAAAAGTTCAG GAATTTGGTGAAATCAAGGATCAAGCTGAACTGCAAAGGACAATTAAGGGGCTAGAGGATGAGAGGGATGCGATACTTCAAAATCCAAATTTAGACTTGACTGAAGCAACAGTGAGGCTTAGAGACAAATGTGACAGGAATAGTTCCAGAAAGAGAAGGTATATAGATCCAGCAGCTTTTCCTTCTACTACTCCTGGAAGTTCATCACAAGCTCCTATAATTCCTGATTTTCCTGAATTAGCACCGAAAGCTTTTCCTTCCACTACTCCTGGGAGTTCATCACAAACTCCTATATTTCCTGATATTCCTGAATTGGCACCAGAAGAAATACAAGAAGTACTTGCTTGGCTAGATGAGGATGTTCCTCCTCCCAAAAATATTAGtgacaaataa